The proteins below come from a single Mytilus edulis chromosome 5, xbMytEdul2.2, whole genome shotgun sequence genomic window:
- the LOC139524750 gene encoding galactose-specific lectin nattectin-like: MKMYEDLIRTTPDEHIYSDHTYDKVDVSNSCTNPFKRKTKRRLIVVLVVIVIVVVTIIFTALLIAKEKMSNTLETTYSQQTTSPNLKINDTDASDVNCKTGWITTSGLRSCYLFSSNDEKDWIGAQSSCHNLGGSLTDIETNIEMNFINHEVRSRFIDYWIGGTDNGTEGIFRWEPSGQPFIVTTWGPGEPNNLGNIEHCVDYRQTAWNDAPCDTKVNYICEIKV; encoded by the exons ATGAAAATGTATGAGGACCTTATTAGAACAACGCCTGATGAACATATTTACAGTGATCATACATATGACAAAGTTGACGTAAGCAATAGTTGTACAAATCCATTCAAGAGGAAAACAAAGCGTCGTTTGATAGTGGTCCTTGTTGTCATTGTGATCGTTGTTGTAACGATAATATTTACAGCACTACTTATAGCAAAAG AAAAAATGTCAAACACTTTAGAGACAACATACAGCCAACAAACGACTTCACCAAACCTTAAAATAAATGATACAGATGCATCAG ATGTTAACTGTAAAACTGGTTGGATAACAACTTCTGGTTTGAGATCCTGCTATCTTTTTAGTAGTAACGACGAAAAAGATTGGATAGGAGCGCAG TCAAGTTGCCATAACCTAGGCGGATCCTTAACAGATATAGAAACGAACAttgaaatgaattttataaaCCATGAAGTGAGGAGTCGGTTTATAG ATTATTGGATAGGTGGAACAGACAACGGTACGGAAGGCATATTTAGATGGGAACCGAGCGGTCAACCATTTATTGTGACAACCTGGGGTCCTGGCGAACCGAACAATCTCGGTAATATCGAGCATTGTGTCGATTACCGTCAAACAGCGTGGAACGACGCTCCATGCGATACCAAAGTTAACTACATATGTGAAATTAAG